TGAAAGTCAATCCCCGCCGGGAAGTGGTCGAGGAGTTTTTGCGCAGTGGCAAGCGGTATGGGTTTGGAATTGAGGTTGGAAGTAAGCCGGAATTGTATTCGGCACTGGCCCTGGAGCAGTCTGAGGAATCACTCTTGATTTGCAACGGCTTCAAGGATGAAGCCTACATCCGCATGGCCTTTCTTGGTACCCAGATTGGGAAAAACGTGGTCATTGTGGTTGAAAAACTGGGTGAGCTTCACACCATTCTGCGATTGACTGAAGAAACCGGCATCAAGCCCATGATTGGCATCCGGGTCAAACTGTATTCACGGGGAAGCGGGAAGTGGGAAACCTCAGGTGGCGAGACGGCCAAGTTCGGGTTGACCGCCAGTGAAGTTTTGGAAGTCATCCGGTTGTTACGGGACCGGAATTCAATTGACCAGCTCAAACTGCTTCATTTCCACATCGGTTCGCAGATTACCAACATCAAACGCATCAAAAACGCGATGAAAGAAGCGGCACGGGTCTATGCCAAGATTCGGGCGATGCACATTGACGTCAAGTATCTGGACGTTGGCGGGGGCATGGGGGTGGATTATGATGGCAGCAAAACCAGCTCCGATTCATCCGCCAACTACACCCCCCAAGAATTTGCTAACGACGTTATTTACACCATCAAAAGCGTTTGTGAAGATGAAGACGTTCCTGAACCCAACATCATCACTGAATCCGGTCGTGCCCTGTCTGCCTATCACGCCGTACTCATCACCAATATTCACGAAGAAATTGAAACGGTTGTCGGTGAGTATGGCTCAGTGAAAATTGACGACGATGATCCCCAGGTATTGTTTGAACTCAAGGATGTCTGTGAAGGGATCACCTCAAAGAACTACACCGAGTATTACCACGACGCCCTTGAGCATAAAGACGAACTGTTCACCTTGTTTAATCTGGGCATCATCAGCCTCGAAGATCGGGCAAAAGGTGAAATTTTGTTTTGGGAAGTGTGCGAAAAGACAGTCAAACTGGCTCAGCAGAACAAGCACAAACCCTTCATTGATGAATATGAAGAACTGAGCCAGATGCTGGCGGCCAAGTATTTGTGTAATTTCTCGATTTTCCGGTCGGTTCCTGACAGTTGGGCAATTGAGCAACTGTTCCCAATCATGCCGATTCACAAGCTCAATACCAGCCCAACCGAACGTGCCACCCTGGTGGACATTACCTGCGATTCAGACGGGATCATTGACAAGTTTATTGATTTAAAGGATGTGAAGGAAACCCTGGAATTGCATCCTTTCAAAGGTGAACCGTATTTCCTCGGTATTTTTTTGGTGGGGGCGTATCAGGAAGTGATGGGAAATGGTCACAACCTGTTTGGATCCATCAATGAAGCTCACGTCTTGATCCAGGATGGCGGCTATCTGGTCACGAAAGTGGTCCAGGGAAGCAATCTTGGAGATGCCTCGGCCACTGCCCGCTATGAGCGCTCATTCCTCCACGACAGCTTTTCGCGTCTGGCTGCCGAGCAAGTCAAAGCTGGAGACCTCTCTCCATCTGAGGCTGACAAGTTATGTCGTGAGTACGAAAACAGCATCAATTACTACACCTACCTCGGGTAGCTGGTTGCTGCTGTCAACCTTCCAGCTCGAGAAATGGGAAAAAGAACGACTTCCCGTTTGATTTTTCCCATTTTCGGCTTTCTCCAATCCTGATTCCAACCGGCGTATGATGAAAAAATCAAAAACCTCCCCGTACCTCAAGCACCCAACCCAACCCGTCCAGATTGATCGTGATCGGAGCGTCGCTGGTCTATTGAACAAGATGGAGACGTCTTCATTCCAGGCCCGCAATCTGGCTATCGCCCATAACATCTGGCTCAACATGTTGGACGATAACACGACCATTGTCTTGGGGATTTCCGGAGCGTTGGTGGCGGCAGGGATGCGACGGATCATCGCCTGGTTGATTCGCAATCGGTATGTTGACGTGGTGGTTTCAAATGGCGCCAACATTTTTCATGATGTCCATGAAACACTGGGGCGGCAGCATTATTTGGGCTCTCCCAGTCTCGATAGCGCTGAATTGCAGAATCTGGCGATTGGTCGGGTGTACGACACCCTGATGAGCGAAGAGGAATTCCGCGAAGCTGATCAATGGTTGGCCTCCTTTATCAACACGCTCGAACAAAATCGCCCGTATTCCACCCGTGAATTTCTTCATTTACTTGGTCACGAGCTTTCTGAAATTGCCAATGAAGATGGCATTCTGACCTCGGCGTTTAAAGCCCGTGTTCCGGTATTTTGTTCAGGTGTGG
This sequence is a window from Acidobacteriota bacterium. Protein-coding genes within it:
- the speA gene encoding biosynthetic arginine decarboxylase, which gives rise to MKAKLEEVAQTYGIENWGAGYFDINQKGHLIVRPSSGDRRSVDVMELIDDLTRRNIKSPILLRFPQILANQVRKLSNSFQAAIKEFDYKGRYLGVFPMKVNPRREVVEEFLRSGKRYGFGIEVGSKPELYSALALEQSEESLLICNGFKDEAYIRMAFLGTQIGKNVVIVVEKLGELHTILRLTEETGIKPMIGIRVKLYSRGSGKWETSGGETAKFGLTASEVLEVIRLLRDRNSIDQLKLLHFHIGSQITNIKRIKNAMKEAARVYAKIRAMHIDVKYLDVGGGMGVDYDGSKTSSDSSANYTPQEFANDVIYTIKSVCEDEDVPEPNIITESGRALSAYHAVLITNIHEEIETVVGEYGSVKIDDDDPQVLFELKDVCEGITSKNYTEYYHDALEHKDELFTLFNLGIISLEDRAKGEILFWEVCEKTVKLAQQNKHKPFIDEYEELSQMLAAKYLCNFSIFRSVPDSWAIEQLFPIMPIHKLNTSPTERATLVDITCDSDGIIDKFIDLKDVKETLELHPFKGEPYFLGIFLVGAYQEVMGNGHNLFGSINEAHVLIQDGGYLVTKVVQGSNLGDASATARYERSFLHDSFSRLAAEQVKAGDLSPSEADKLCREYENSINYYTYLG
- a CDS encoding deoxyhypusine synthase family protein, yielding MMKKSKTSPYLKHPTQPVQIDRDRSVAGLLNKMETSSFQARNLAIAHNIWLNMLDDNTTIVLGISGALVAAGMRRIIAWLIRNRYVDVVVSNGANIFHDVHETLGRQHYLGSPSLDSAELQNLAIGRVYDTLMSEEEFREADQWLASFINTLEQNRPYSTREFLHLLGHELSEIANEDGILTSAFKARVPVFCSGVVDSVLARGIAASRIDRKSPFMFDVIQDVVEMAHILAGSVNTGATFFGTGTPPNFVKQAHSTASVINSRIRDHKYFLQVITESPYMSSSISGHLEDKENWTKPSKELRSVSVYCDPTIAMPILVTGLSQSATKQIKQRRKPTFTHGRELGVTFA